From Nocardioides faecalis:
CTTGACGTAGACGTCGGTGTCCTCGCCGGCGATCGCCTCGTCGGCCAGCAGCGGCCCCTGGGGCACCCGGAAGTCCCGCTCGGTCATCGGCGAGCCCTCGAGGAACTGGCCGTAGCGCGAGCGGTGCTTGTCCGGCGGTGTGACGTGGCCGCTGGCCTCCACGCACAGCAGCCGCAGCGGGCCGAGCGTGTCGACGTCGACGGGCAGCCAGCGGTGGATGGTGACGCGCGGGATCACCACGTTGTCGCCCTGGCGGACCTCGATCCGGCCGAAGATGCTCTCCAGCACCGCCGCGCCGGACTCCACGAAGACGATCTCGTCGCCGACCCCGTTGGAGTAGAGCGGGGAGTCGACCTCGGCCGCGACGTAGGAGATCCGCACGTCGGCGTTGCCGAGCACGAGCCGGCGTCCGCGCACGGCGTCGGCACGTCGTACGTCGTCGAAGGCGTCGGGCACCCGGAAGTGCCGGGGCAGCAGCGGGGTGTTGGGCACCAGCGTCTGGTCGCCGAGGTCCCAGTCGCGGGAGCCGACGAGCGCGGAGGGCACGTGCCGGTGGTAGAGCAGCGAGCCGGTGCTGGAGAAGCCCTCCTCGCCGATGAACTCCTCGAAGCACGGGGTGCCGTCGTCCAACGAGAACGCGACGTGCCGCTTGGCGGGGTACTGCCCGACGGCCCGGTAGTACGGCATGCACAGCTCCTGGGTGTTCGGTGTTCGACATTCGTTACGCAGAGTCCGGTATGCGAACGCTAGTCACCGCGTCGAGGCGTGTCCAGGGGTCCCGTGTCCCGCGGGCCCGGGGGCTTACCGCCTCGGGTGGAGGATCGGGGGCATGACGAACCCGACGATCCCGACCGTGACCCTCAACAACGGCGTGACCATGCCCCAGCTCGGTTTCGGCGTCTTCCAGGTGCCCGACGAGGAGACCGAGGCCGCCGTCAGCGCCGCGCTCGAGGCCGGCTACCGCAGCATCGACACCGCCACCATCTACGGCAACGAGCGCAGCGTCGGCCGCGCGATCGCGGCCTCCGGGGTGCCGCGCGAGGAGCTCTTCCTCACCACCAAGCTGTGGAACTCCGACCACGAGCGCGCCGTGGAGGCCTACGACGCCAGCGTCGAGCGGCTCGGCATGGAGGCCGACCTCTACCTGATCCACTGGCCCACCCCGGGCCGCGACCTGTACCTGCGGGCGTGGGAGGGCCTCGAGCGGCTGTACGCCGACAAGCGGGTGCGCGCCATCGGCGTGTCCAACTTCCTGCCCGAGCACCTCGACCGCGTGGTCAGCCAGCGCGGCATCGTGCCCGCGGTCAACCAGATCGAGGTGCACCCGCTGCTGCAGCAGCGCGACATCCAAGCCGCCGACACCCGCCTCGGCGTGGCCACCGAGGCCTGGAGCCCGCTGGCCAAGGGCGGCGCGCTGCTCGCCGAGGAGGCCGTCACCGCGATCGCCGAGCGGCTCGGCCGCACCCCGGCGCAGGTTGTCATCCGCTGGCACCTGCAGCAGGACCGGATCGTGATCCCGAAGACCGTCACGCCCGCCCGGATGGCCGAGAACCTCGACGTCTTCGACTTCGACCTCACCGCCGACGACCTCGCCGCCCTCGACGCGCTCGAGGACGGCACCCGGACCGGGCCGGACCCGGCCACCTTCAACGGCGCCTGAGGCGCCGGCACGCCGGCCGGTCGGGCTTCTGTTCGGCCGGCCGGCCGGCGTCGGGTGACCGCACCCGCGCCGGTGTGGCGGGTGCGGTGGTGTCAGGGGCGGTGCTCGCCCGGCGGGTAGTCGTCGAACGCCCGCTCCTCGTCCGTGCGCGGGTCCGCGCGGTGCGCGCCGGCGCCGGGCGGGGGCGGCGGGGGCGGCGGCGGGGTGCTCGCGTGGGCGCCGCCCCGGTGGGTGGGCCGACGGCCGGCGTCGGAACCCTCGGCGTGCTGGGCGTCGGCATGGTGGGCCCTGCCGCGCTCGATGTCGGCCTGGGGGGTCTCGCTCTGGTGGGGCTCGGCCTGGTGGGTCTCGGCCTGGTGGGTCTCGGCCTGGTGGGTCTCGGCCTGGTGGGTCTCGGCCTGGTGGGTCTCGGCCTGGGAGGGTTCGGATCGGGGCGCCTCAGTCGGCGGCGCCTCGGGCCGGCGCTCGGGTCGGCGGCCGGTGCCGGCCGTGGAGTCGGTCGTGGGGTCGAGCCGGTCCGCCTCGCGCAGCTTGTCCTCGTGCTTGGCGGCCTGCTGGAGGTAGTCGGTCTCCGCGACCTGCGCCCGGTCCTGGGCCCGATCGGCCTCGCGCTGCAGCTTCTCGGCCTTCACTCGCTCCTCCTCGGCGCGCAGGTGGGCGTCGGGAAGGACCCGGGCCTGGCGGTCGGCGTCCTGCCGCAGCTCGGCGGCGCGGGCGGCCCGCTCCCGTCGTACCTCGGCCTGCTTGCGCTTGCGGTTCCGCAACAGCACGAGCGCCGCGGCGATGATCGCCAGCACGACGACGATCGCCACGACGAGCCAGATGATCTCTTCTTTGGACATGATCGAGCGGTACCCCGGCCTCGCCCGATCATGTGGTCCGGGTCACCGCAGCGGAGCCGCCTGTGCCAATGCCTTCCGGGCGAGCCGGACGACCTCGCGCTCGTCGATCAGCTTCGGGTACGTCCAACCGGTCTTCGCGGCGAAGGGGTCGCGGATCCGGGAGACCGTGACGCGCACCAGCGTCGTGCCGCGGCGCGCCACGACGGCGTAGCCCTTGGACTTGAAGTTGCCGACCTCGCGGAACCGCCATGCGGTGCTCTCGGTGCCGACCCGGCGGGTCCGCACGCTCGTGCGCACCGTCGTCGCGACGCCGTCGCAGTCCTCGCAGGTCCACTCGCGCACCCGCGGGCAGCGCTCTGCGTAGGTGCGCAGACGGGCGACGGCGGCCCTCGCCTTCGCGCGCGAGGCGTAGCCGACGACCGCGATCTCCGCGCGGGTGCTGACCGAGTGCGGCATGCCCTTCTCGTGGCCGTAGTAGTTGCGGACCTTGGCGAACCGGAAGTCCAGCAGCTGGAGGTCGGAGCGGCAGGCGGCGGGCGTCGCGCCGAGGGCCCGGACGTCACCGGCGCGGTAGGGGACCCACCGGCCCGTGCCGCCGAGCGCCGACTTCACGACCGCACGGCTCGGGAAGATCTTCACGTACGAGTCCGCCCCCGCCGGGGTGGTGAGGGCCGGCGCGGTGAGGACCGGGACGGTGAGGAGCACGGCGGCGAGGGCCAGCAGCACAGCCCGGACGGGCGTGGTGCGGACGACTCCGCGGGCGGACCGGTGAGCGCGCATGCTGACCTCCTCGTCGACGTGGGTCCGCTCAGGATCGCACCGGCGCGCCGCGGTCGGAGGCGTTTCTGGACGTCTGAGGCACAGCTAGGTTGACCCGGTGACCGCGACCCTGCCCGCCACCGACCGCGGCTCGAGGCAGCGGATCGGGCCGATCGTCGGGCGCTCGCACCTCAACCTCCGTGCCGACCCGGTGGTTGAGGGGTGAGGAGCGCTAGCGACGAGCCTCGAAACCACCACCCTCGACCACCACCCTCGACCCCGAGTTCCGTCGGACCCCTTCGCGAGGATGGGCGTACGTCGCAAGCCACTCGGGAGGCCTGGCCATGACGCTGACGCAGACCCCACCGCAGCCGCTCACGGCTGCCGTCGGGACTGCGCGGCACGCGCTGGCCGAGGTCCGCGACATGCAGCCGCTCTACCTGGACCGGGACGAGAAGGAAGTGCTGCTCGTCCAGCTCGCCGGGCTGCAGGCGCAGGTCGACGAGCTCCGGCTGCGCACCCTGGCGGTCTCTTCTGATGTGGCGGAGGAGCACGGCACGCGCGACGTGACGCAGTGGCTCGCCGCGACCGTGCACGCGGACCCGGTGCGGATGCGTGGGGACGAGAAGCTCGCGCACGCGCTCGACGGGCGGTTCCCCGCGACGGCGGCGGTGATGGCGTCGGGTGGTGTGAACCTCGACCAGGCGCGGGTCATCGCCGAGTGTCTGGACGACCTGCCCGACCGGATCGGGGTCGAGGCGAAGGCGCAGGCCGAGACCGACCTGCTGGGGTTCGCCCGCGAGTTCGGGCCCGCGGACCTGCGGCGGCTCGGACGCGCGATCCTGCACGTCTGTGCACCGGAGATCGCGGACGCTGAGGACGCGCGGCGGTTGCAGGAGCAGGAGAAGCACGCCGCGGAGAAGTCGTCGGTGCGGTTCCGGCCGCTGGGGGACGGCACGACCCGGGTCTCGATGCGGCTGGCCGATGCGATGGCGGGGCGGTTGGGGACCTACCTGGACTCGTTCACCAGCCCGCGAGGCCTCGAGGGGACGTGTCCGGAGGCGGAGCGGTTGCCGCGGCACCGGCGCCTGGCGCTGGCGTTCGGCACGGTGCTGGAGCACCTCGACCCGCGCAGGCTGCCCGAGCACGGCGGGGATGCGACCACGGTCATCGTGACGGTCGGGTTGGAGCAGCTGCGCTCCGGTCTCGGTGCCGCGACCCTGACCACCCCGCTGACGGCGGACGGTGCAGGGGAGGTCTCCGCGACCGAGGCCCGTCGCCTGGCGTGCACGGCCGGCATCATCCCCGCGGTGCTGGGCGGCCAGGGTGAGGTGCTCGACCTGGGACGCAAGCAGCGGTTGTTCAGCCCCGCGATCCGCCGAGCGCTCGGATTGAAGCAGAAGACCTGTGCCGCCGAGGGCTGCACGGTGCCCGCGCGGTGGTGCGAAGCGCACCACCTCGTCCCGTGGAGCCAGGGCGGCCACACCAGGTTGAAGGACGCGAAGCTGTTCTGCGGCTTCGACCACCACCGGATGCATGACCCGGCCTACGACCGCGAGCTGTTGCCCGACGGGCAGGTCCGATTCCACCGGAAGACGTAGGCCGGCTCGTTCGCGCAGGCCCGTACGTGGAGCACCGCCGGACGCGGGCCGCCCCCCACGAGCGGACCCACGCCCGACGGCGGATCAGGTGAGCGCGACCAGCTCGTGCAGCGTCGTACCGGTCTCGACGGTGGTCGCGCCGTCGACGGTGACCCTCAGCTCGAAGTCGGAGAGGAAGCGGAAGTAGCCGGGCTGGCCGACGACCTTGTGGATGATCGGCTTCAGCAACGCACCGCCGACCTTCGTGCCGACGACGGGGATGTCGTCGAGCAGGTCGTGGCCGTGGATGACGTCCTTGACGTTCAGCTGCAGGGTCACCTGGGCGTCGGTGACGCCGTCCCCGGAGGCCTCGGTCTCCATCCGGATCCAGGTCGGGTAGCTGCGGCGGGCATCCGCGTTGTACGCCGTGGGGCCCTCGGTCAGCGTGAGCTCGCCGGTGGACAGGATGATCTCGCCGTCCATCGCCAGCATCAGCGGCTGCGACTGGTGGTGGTCGAACCGCTTCTGGGTGCCGACCATCGCGTAGATCAGCGAGAACCGGTCGGTGTAGAGCCGGCCCCAGTGCCAACGCTCGATGACGCGGGTCATGTTGCCCACGCCCCAGTTGTGGTCGGCGTACCCGAGGCCGTCGACCGGGATGTCCTCCCCGTCGATCGACAGCGTCCCGCTGACCTTCGCCCGCGGGGCGGGCACCACCCAGGCGAAGAAGTCGGTGTCGCCGTACTTGGTGTAGCCCTCGCCGGGCATCCACGAGGGCAGCTCGTTGGTGAAGGTGAAGTCGAACTCGATGCCGTCCTCGGCGACCTGCACCCGGTGCACCGGCAGCGGGTCGGTCGAGACCAGCTCGCAGGTGTTGTGCGCGACCCGGGCCCGGCACTGCTCCGCGGACGCCTCGAACGCCATCCGCGGGTAGTGCTTGATGATCTGGCGGCGCGTGCCGTCGGGGAAGTAGACGACGATCTCGACCACCGGCTTGGAGTTCGGCGGCTCCTCCGGGCGGCGCTTCTGCAGGAACACGACGACGGTGTGGCCGGTGTCCAGGCGCGCGTCGAAGTACCAGTGTTCGAAGGCCCACTTCGAGTCGCTGGGGTGCAGCGCGTTGTTCTTGGGCTCGACGACGGTCAGCTTGCCGTCCTTGCTGCCGGGGCCGTTCCAGCCCTCGGTGATGGTGATCGCCACGTGCGGTCGTCCTGTCTGTGGATGGGTCTGGTCAGCGGCGCAGCGAGCTGCTGGCGTCGAACTCGGCCTGGCGGCCCTCCATCTGGGCCTCCCACCACTGCCGGCGGTGGGCGTCCATGAGGTTGCCGTGCAGCTCCTTGAGCACGGGCAGCCGGCGCAGCAGCTCCACCGTGGTCATCAGCGGCCACCGGGCGGCGATGATCAGCAGCCACGGGAACGCTGGCGGCATGTCGTACATCTTGTACGTCTCCGGGGCCATCCAGAGCCGGCAGTAGGCGGAGTAGATCCGGTAGTTGTACGCCGCCCGCAGCCGCTTGAGCCCCTTCTGGCCCTCGCGCGGCGCGAACGCCCGGGGGAAGGACTCGATGAGCTCCTTGCCCGCCGCGCCGGCGTCGTAGCTGCGCGCCGCGGTGGTCATCATCAGCGTCTGGACCTGCTCCAGGATCGTCTCCGGAGCCCACCGGGGCTGCACGCCCAGCAGGTGGCCCATGTAGCGGTTGAAGTGGATCAGCGCCCGCATCTCCTTGGGCGTGGTCTGCACCCCGGCCAGCCACAGCATCAGCGACGGCGCGACGGCGCCGCCGATCTGCGTCATCTGCTCGTACGTCTGGCTGATCGGCAGGCCCCAGCCGTCGAAGTCCCACTCCGGGTGCTCGCCGACCCGCTTGCGCACGGCCACGTGCATGACGCGGACCTGCATCGCGGTCTTGCGGGCCTGGGAGTTCTTCTCGAACAGCTGGCCGGGCTGGGAGACGTCGATCCAGAACTTCGACGTCTCCAGGAAGCGGCGCAGCGCGTTGTCGCCGGCGTAGCCGCCCGAGAGCGACAGCGGCATCGCCACTGCGCCCTCGGTGTAGATCTCCAGCGTGATCGCGCCGGCGACGCTGAACAGCATCGTGCCCCAGCGCCGCCACACCGCCGCGCCCTGCTCGACCAGGTCGCGGTCCACCCACTCCGGCACGGTCTCCAGCTCGGCGAACAGCTCCCGCATCGACTCCGGGGCCTCCGGGACCGTCTCGATGCCGTGGTCGAGGGCCTGGTCCAGCATCGCCCGGCCCTTGCGGTGCCCGAACTCCTTGCCGAAGAACACCTCGGCGACGAAGCGCTCGGCCACCGGGTCGCCGGCGAACTGGTCCTCGCACAGCATCCGGGCCTGCTCGTCGGTGGGGAACAGGTCGTGGCCGGTGAGCTTGCGGAACAACGCGCGGCGACGCTGCCACTGCGGCAGGTCCTTGCGCTCCCAGTACTTGAACCGGGTCGGGCAGACCTCGCCGGGTGCGCCGGTCGGGGCGGGGGCGGTGGTGACGTCGGTGGCAGTGCTCATCGCGAGCTCCTTCGATCGGTGACGTGGGTCCTCATGGCGCCACCACCCGCAACGGCAGCATCATGTCGTGGTCCTCGTGGTCGAGCATGTGGCAGTGCCACAGGTAGCCGCGGACCTTGCCGTCCGCGGTGGTCGCACCGCCGCCGGGGCCGGTCTCGCCGGTGCCGGCGCCCGAGCCGCTGCCCGAGCTGGTGCCGTGGCCGGCGTGGCCGTCGCCGGCCAGCTCGGCGCGGGCGGTGGCGCCCTGCGGGGTGAAGGCGAGGTCGGGGTCGAAGCCGAGCTCCTCGGCCGTCGGCCAGTGCACCAGCACCCGGGTGACGGAGTTGCCGTCGGACAGGACCGTGTCCTTGAGGCCTGCCTCCCAGGCCGCCGGCGGCGTGGGGGTGCCGGTGACGAACCGGTCGGGGTCGGGGGTCCACCGCTTGCCGTGCAGCGGACGAGGGTTGGCCAGCTGGTAGGCGGTGCTGCGCAGCGCCTGGCGCTCCAGGATCCGCGCGTGCACCAGGTGCACGTGGATCGCGTGCGGGTCCGGGGTGATGTTGACCAGCTCCCAGATCTCGGTGGTGCCCTGCACCGGCTTCTCGATGTCGGTGGTGGTGAAGCCCAGGTTGTTCAGGCTCATCAGCGCCGGCGGCAGCCGCACGTCGGTGTCCTGGAGCACGGTGAGCACCCGGCGTCGTACCGGCCGGGTGAGGGGGGCCAGCGCCGGCGGGCGGTTCCGCCCGCCGCGCAGCCGCGCCGGTACGGCGCCGGTGAAGCCGCGCGCGGAGGTGGCGGTGAAGCGGCAGAACAGCGGCATCGTGACCTCGCCGAGGATCGCGGCCTGGCCGGGAGGCTTCTCGTCGTTGCGCAGCTCGACGCTCTCGCCGGGGCGCAGCCCGGAGAAGTCCACCAGGATGTCGACCCGCTCGGCCGGGGACAGCCGCAGCGCGGTGGTGGCGACCGGGGCGTCGAGCAGCCCGCCGTCGTTGCCGATCACCCAGAACCGCATCCGGTTGGAGAAGAACAGCCGCCACACGCTGAACGAGCCGGCGTTGATCACCCGGAACCGGTAGAGCCCGCGGGCCACCGGCAGCTCGGGCCACACCACCCCGTTGACCAGGCCGACGTCGCCGACCGCGCCGCCCTCCCACTTGCCCTCCGGCACGATCCAGGTGGAGCGGATGTTCAGGGTCCCGCCGGGGCCGAAGATCTTCTCCTGCAACACCAGCGGGACCTCGAAGTCACCGGCCGGCAGGCCCAGCGGGTTGTCCGGGCGCCCGGTGTCGAACTCGTCGCGGACCAGGTTCATCCCGGCCAGGCCGGCGGCGACGTTGAGCCGCGTCGTGGCCATGGAGTGGTCGTGGTACCACAGGTGGGTGGCCTCCTGGCGCACCGGGAACTCGTAGGTCAGCTGCTCGCCCGGCGCCACGAAGTCCAGCGGGTGGCCGTCCGCCTCGGGCGGGGTGACGCCGCCGTGCAGGTGGGTGCTGGTGCGCGGCCGGGTGCCGAAGTCGTGCGGCACGTTGTGCAGCGAGTGGTCGACGTCCTTGGCGAGGGGGTGGGCGCCGAGCTCGTTGCGGGTGCGCAGCCGCCACGGCTGGTCGCGGTGGCTGATGAGCGTGGGGCCGAGGTGGGTCTCGTCGCCGTACGCGAACGACGGCACCCGGTCCCAGTCGCGGTGGAAGCGGTGCATGGTGTTGCGCGCGGTGACGGTGACGTCGCTGCTGTCGATCACCTGCGGCACCGGCATGGTGTCGCGGAACGGCGCGACGTCGGGGGAGTGGAACAGCAGCGGCGACTTCAGCCATCGGGTCAGGCCGCCGCCCGTCGTGTCCGCGCCCGCCGCCGGGCCGGCCGAGCGCAGCAGGGCGCCCGCCCCGAGCAGGCCGGTCGCCGTGAGCAGGCCGCGCCGGCTGAGCGGCGACATCGGTGCGGGCATCGTTCCCCCTTGGTCCATGCGGCGACCAGCGCTGGCCGCCGTCGGGAGCCTAACCGAAAACCGTACATATGTGTACGGTTGGTTCATCGGTGGTCCTCCGCCCACCTGGTCGTGACGGCGCGGGGGTGTCGCTGAGAGGCTGGTGCCCGTGAGCACGAAGGACGAGGTGCCGGCCGCCACCCTGGACCCCAGCCCGGCCGCCGCCCCGGCGCAGACCCCCGCGCGGACCCCGGCGCCGGTACGGCGTTCCCGGGGCAGCCGGCTGTCCCGGGACGACTGGGCGGCCGCGGCGCTGGAGGTCCTCGTCGCCGACGGCATCGCGGGAGTCGACATCAACGCGGTCTGCAAGCACGCCGGGGTGACCCGGGGCAGCTTCTACTGGCACTTCTCCGACCTCGGTGCGCTGCACGCCGCGATGGCCGAGCGGTGGTGCGCCGAGACCCGGGAGGCGATGCGCAACCTCGCCGAGCTGGACCGGCTGCCTCCGCGCGAGCGGCTGCAGGCGATGACGCTGCACCTGGTCGACGACTCCAACTGGGGCGTGGAGCGGGCGCTGCGGGAGTGGGCGCGCTCGGAGCCGAGCGTCGCCGAGGTGATCGCCGAGGGCGACCGGTTCGTGTTCTCGCTCGTCGAGGGGGCGCTGCTGGAGCTGCGCG
This genomic window contains:
- a CDS encoding homogentisate 1,2-dioxygenase, with amino-acid sequence MPYYRAVGQYPAKRHVAFSLDDGTPCFEEFIGEEGFSSTGSLLYHRHVPSALVGSRDWDLGDQTLVPNTPLLPRHFRVPDAFDDVRRADAVRGRRLVLGNADVRISYVAAEVDSPLYSNGVGDEIVFVESGAAVLESIFGRIEVRQGDNVVIPRVTIHRWLPVDVDTLGPLRLLCVEASGHVTPPDKHRSRYGQFLEGSPMTERDFRVPQGPLLADEAIAGEDTDVYVKHRAPGTPSGLHGSVVTYDHHPFDVVGWDGQLYPYAFNYRDFAPVVGAYLQPPPTYQVFSGSGFVVCNFVPRPLEFGPDAIKVPYYHSNVDSDEVMFYFAGETAARKGSGIRTGSISLHPAAYTHGPRRQAYLDSPGLSEPNEMAFMVDTFAPLAVGEAGRATDDPSYPWSWSDKPHAGGRQ
- a CDS encoding lipocalin-like domain-containing protein; this translates as MAITITEGWNGPGSKDGKLTVVEPKNNALHPSDSKWAFEHWYFDARLDTGHTVVVFLQKRRPEEPPNSKPVVEIVVYFPDGTRRQIIKHYPRMAFEASAEQCRARVAHNTCELVSTDPLPVHRVQVAEDGIEFDFTFTNELPSWMPGEGYTKYGDTDFFAWVVPAPRAKVSGTLSIDGEDIPVDGLGYADHNWGVGNMTRVIERWHWGRLYTDRFSLIYAMVGTQKRFDHHQSQPLMLAMDGEIILSTGELTLTEGPTAYNADARRSYPTWIRMETEASGDGVTDAQVTLQLNVKDVIHGHDLLDDIPVVGTKVGGALLKPIIHKVVGQPGYFRFLSDFELRVTVDGATTVETGTTLHELVALT
- a CDS encoding multicopper oxidase family protein, giving the protein MPAPMSPLSRRGLLTATGLLGAGALLRSAGPAAGADTTGGGLTRWLKSPLLFHSPDVAPFRDTMPVPQVIDSSDVTVTARNTMHRFHRDWDRVPSFAYGDETHLGPTLISHRDQPWRLRTRNELGAHPLAKDVDHSLHNVPHDFGTRPRTSTHLHGGVTPPEADGHPLDFVAPGEQLTYEFPVRQEATHLWYHDHSMATTRLNVAAGLAGMNLVRDEFDTGRPDNPLGLPAGDFEVPLVLQEKIFGPGGTLNIRSTWIVPEGKWEGGAVGDVGLVNGVVWPELPVARGLYRFRVINAGSFSVWRLFFSNRMRFWVIGNDGGLLDAPVATTALRLSPAERVDILVDFSGLRPGESVELRNDEKPPGQAAILGEVTMPLFCRFTATSARGFTGAVPARLRGGRNRPPALAPLTRPVRRRVLTVLQDTDVRLPPALMSLNNLGFTTTDIEKPVQGTTEIWELVNITPDPHAIHVHLVHARILERQALRSTAYQLANPRPLHGKRWTPDPDRFVTGTPTPPAAWEAGLKDTVLSDGNSVTRVLVHWPTAEELGFDPDLAFTPQGATARAELAGDGHAGHGTSSGSGSGAGTGETGPGGGATTADGKVRGYLWHCHMLDHEDHDMMLPLRVVAP
- a CDS encoding oxygenase MpaB family protein encodes the protein MSTATDVTTAPAPTGAPGEVCPTRFKYWERKDLPQWQRRRALFRKLTGHDLFPTDEQARMLCEDQFAGDPVAERFVAEVFFGKEFGHRKGRAMLDQALDHGIETVPEAPESMRELFAELETVPEWVDRDLVEQGAAVWRRWGTMLFSVAGAITLEIYTEGAVAMPLSLSGGYAGDNALRRFLETSKFWIDVSQPGQLFEKNSQARKTAMQVRVMHVAVRKRVGEHPEWDFDGWGLPISQTYEQMTQIGGAVAPSLMLWLAGVQTTPKEMRALIHFNRYMGHLLGVQPRWAPETILEQVQTLMMTTAARSYDAGAAGKELIESFPRAFAPREGQKGLKRLRAAYNYRIYSAYCRLWMAPETYKMYDMPPAFPWLLIIAARWPLMTTVELLRRLPVLKELHGNLMDAHRRQWWEAQMEGRQAEFDASSSLRR
- a CDS encoding TetR/AcrR family transcriptional regulator, encoding MSTKDEVPAATLDPSPAAAPAQTPARTPAPVRRSRGSRLSRDDWAAAALEVLVADGIAGVDINAVCKHAGVTRGSFYWHFSDLGALHAAMAERWCAETREAMRNLAELDRLPPRERLQAMTLHLVDDSNWGVERALREWARSEPSVAEVIAEGDRFVFSLVEGALLELRGEASEARVLAGLLVYAGIGFAHGQAGLPKPTAEEIEELLRLVTG
- a CDS encoding aldo/keto reductase, whose protein sequence is MTNPTIPTVTLNNGVTMPQLGFGVFQVPDEETEAAVSAALEAGYRSIDTATIYGNERSVGRAIAASGVPREELFLTTKLWNSDHERAVEAYDASVERLGMEADLYLIHWPTPGRDLYLRAWEGLERLYADKRVRAIGVSNFLPEHLDRVVSQRGIVPAVNQIEVHPLLQQRDIQAADTRLGVATEAWSPLAKGGALLAEEAVTAIAERLGRTPAQVVIRWHLQQDRIVIPKTVTPARMAENLDVFDFDLTADDLAALDALEDGTRTGPDPATFNGA
- a CDS encoding HNH endonuclease signature motif containing protein; the protein is MTLTQTPPQPLTAAVGTARHALAEVRDMQPLYLDRDEKEVLLVQLAGLQAQVDELRLRTLAVSSDVAEEHGTRDVTQWLAATVHADPVRMRGDEKLAHALDGRFPATAAVMASGGVNLDQARVIAECLDDLPDRIGVEAKAQAETDLLGFAREFGPADLRRLGRAILHVCAPEIADAEDARRLQEQEKHAAEKSSVRFRPLGDGTTRVSMRLADAMAGRLGTYLDSFTSPRGLEGTCPEAERLPRHRRLALAFGTVLEHLDPRRLPEHGGDATTVIVTVGLEQLRSGLGAATLTTPLTADGAGEVSATEARRLACTAGIIPAVLGGQGEVLDLGRKQRLFSPAIRRALGLKQKTCAAEGCTVPARWCEAHHLVPWSQGGHTRLKDAKLFCGFDHHRMHDPAYDRELLPDGQVRFHRKT